In Marivirga salinae, a single window of DNA contains:
- a CDS encoding carbon-nitrogen hydrolase family protein → MKKFKVGCVQATPSLFNKSKTMDIVLKWIQKASEQGVKLLVFPESFIPAYPAGLGFGTVVGSRTEAGREQFREYWDNSVEVGAEETQQIANWAKEYEIYITIGVTERDSNSKTLYCTLLYFSPKGKLMGKHRKLKPTAAERLVWGEGDGTTLSTFNTEIGKLGGLICWENYMPLARMAMYQKGVEIYVAPTADSRESWNSSLIHIACEGRCYVIGSNQFIRKNDYPEHLQNELAADRPEILSRGGSVIISPLGKILAGPLYNEEGLLTAEIDHDEIIRAKMDFDVIGHYARNDVFGFDVNGQPDAEKDE, encoded by the coding sequence ATGAAAAAATTCAAAGTAGGTTGTGTGCAAGCCACTCCTTCCCTTTTTAATAAATCCAAAACCATGGATATTGTATTAAAATGGATTCAAAAAGCTTCTGAACAGGGAGTTAAATTATTGGTATTTCCCGAAAGCTTTATCCCAGCATATCCAGCTGGCTTAGGCTTTGGCACAGTAGTAGGCAGCAGAACAGAAGCAGGAAGAGAGCAATTCAGGGAATATTGGGACAATAGTGTTGAAGTAGGTGCTGAAGAAACCCAACAGATTGCGAATTGGGCTAAAGAATACGAAATATACATCACCATTGGGGTTACAGAAAGAGATTCGAATAGCAAAACATTATACTGCACATTGCTTTATTTCTCTCCTAAAGGGAAATTGATGGGGAAACATAGAAAATTAAAACCTACTGCCGCGGAAAGATTGGTTTGGGGAGAAGGAGATGGCACCACACTATCAACCTTTAATACTGAAATCGGAAAATTGGGTGGATTGATTTGTTGGGAAAACTACATGCCTTTAGCCAGAATGGCAATGTATCAAAAAGGTGTGGAAATTTATGTGGCTCCAACTGCAGATTCACGGGAAAGCTGGAACAGTAGTTTGATTCATATCGCTTGCGAAGGTAGATGCTATGTAATCGGGTCAAATCAATTTATCCGTAAAAATGATTATCCTGAACATCTGCAAAATGAATTAGCTGCAGACAGACCTGAAATATTATCAAGAGGCGGTAGTGTCATTATTTCTCCTTTAGGAAAAATATTGGCAGGTCCTTTATACAATGAAGAAGGTTTACTCACCGCAGAAATCGATCATGATGAAATAATCAGAGCTAAAATGGATTTTGATGTGATAGGACATTATGCCCGGAATGATGTTTTTGGGTTTGATGTGAATGGGCAGCCAGATGCGGAGAAAGATGAATAG
- a CDS encoding ribonuclease HII, which produces MSLKAYFHKNNKFEAGCDEVGRGCLAGPVVASAVILPTNFSHAYLTDSKKLSSKKRAELVDVIKEESIAWAIAECSPEEIDQVNILKASFWAMHKALDQLKQKPDFLLIDGNRFTPYQEINHECVIKGDSKYFSIAAASILAKEYRDTLMRDLAEIHPHYGWERNVGYPTKQHRAGIQEFGITEHHRKSFQLLPRQLEIFEKEI; this is translated from the coding sequence ATGAGTTTAAAAGCTTACTTTCATAAAAACAATAAGTTCGAGGCGGGTTGCGATGAAGTGGGCCGTGGTTGCTTGGCAGGCCCTGTAGTTGCATCAGCTGTAATTTTACCTACAAATTTTTCACATGCCTATCTTACAGATTCCAAAAAATTGAGTTCAAAAAAGAGAGCTGAATTGGTAGATGTTATTAAAGAAGAAAGCATTGCTTGGGCAATCGCTGAATGCAGTCCTGAAGAAATTGATCAAGTTAATATTTTAAAAGCTTCCTTTTGGGCTATGCATAAAGCCTTGGATCAATTAAAACAAAAACCTGATTTCTTATTGATAGACGGAAACCGTTTTACTCCTTATCAGGAAATTAATCATGAATGTGTTATAAAAGGAGATAGTAAGTATTTCAGTATAGCTGCGGCTTCCATTTTAGCTAAAGAATATAGAGACACCTTAATGCGGGATTTAGCTGAAATCCATCCACATTATGGATGGGAAAGAAATGTAGGCTATCCTACCAAACAACATAGAGCCGGAATACAGGAATTTGGTATAACTGAGCACCATCGGAAATCATTTCAGCTATTGCCAAGGCAATTGGAAATTTTTGAAAAAGAAATTTAA
- a CDS encoding transporter, protein MRYILFLILMGTAFYSHAQEDSIQINTDRPGFSDYPKTIPKGYFQIEAGFSFESETVNLNDKLQLINWNNTLIKYGLTKGWELRLGQTYQSERLLEAGTNPEFLWISYSGPAVVGTKIDLLKESELIPQTAILVEYGFNTYSPDRFQRNSFFRVQLSSKYQLNPEWYLMANLGYDERFNDFGRIRFTLNTGYSINEKLSVYAEIYGFRSEFLTPSNYFDGGLTYLINPKFQLDIHAGFDLIQQVNSVENYQQSFVAMGLGYLFKIQK, encoded by the coding sequence ATGAGATATATCCTTTTTCTGATTTTAATGGGTACTGCATTTTATTCGCATGCCCAAGAGGACAGCATTCAAATCAATACCGATAGACCTGGATTTTCTGATTATCCTAAAACTATTCCAAAAGGATATTTTCAAATAGAGGCTGGTTTTTCTTTTGAAAGTGAAACAGTAAATCTTAATGACAAACTACAATTGATCAATTGGAATAATACTCTTATAAAATACGGTTTAACAAAAGGTTGGGAATTACGACTAGGTCAAACCTATCAAAGTGAAAGATTATTAGAAGCAGGGACAAACCCAGAATTTCTTTGGATAAGTTATTCAGGGCCAGCCGTAGTTGGTACAAAAATAGATTTACTTAAAGAATCAGAATTAATTCCTCAAACTGCCATATTGGTAGAATATGGATTTAACACATACAGCCCTGACAGGTTTCAAAGAAATAGTTTTTTCAGGGTTCAATTATCTTCCAAATACCAGCTAAACCCTGAATGGTATTTAATGGCAAATCTCGGATACGATGAACGATTTAATGATTTCGGGCGCATAAGGTTTACACTAAATACGGGTTATAGCATAAACGAGAAATTATCTGTGTATGCAGAGATATATGGTTTTAGATCTGAGTTCCTAACCCCATCTAATTACTTTGATGGAGGGTTAACATATCTAATTAATCCAAAATTTCAATTGGATATTCATGCAGGTTTCGATTTAATTCAACAAGTTAATTCTGTGGAAAATTATCAGCAAAGCTTTGTTGCTATGGGATTAGGGTATCTATTCAAAATACAAAAATGA